In Erinaceus europaeus chromosome 10, mEriEur2.1, whole genome shotgun sequence, one DNA window encodes the following:
- the SLC25A51 gene encoding mitochondrial nicotinamide adenine dinucleotide transporter SLC25A51, whose amino-acid sequence MMDSEAHEKRPPILTSSKQDISPHIAHVSDLRHYLCGYCAAFNNVALTFPIQKVLFRQQLYGIKTRDAVLQLKRDGFRNLYRGILPPLMQKTTTLALMFGLYEDLSCLLRKHINTPEFATRSLAAVLAGATEAVFTPLERVQTLLQDHRHHDKFTNTYQAFKALKCHGIREYYRGLVPILFRNGCSNVLFFGLRGPIKEHLPTATTHSAHLVNDFICGGLLGAMLGILFFPMNVVKARMQSQIGGEFQSIPEVFQKIWLERDRKLINLFRGAHLNYHRSLISWGIINATYEFLLKVI is encoded by the coding sequence ATGATGGATTCGGAAGCTCATGAGAAGAGGCCGCCGATCCTGACATCCTCAAAGCAGGACATATCGCCTCACATCGCACACGTCAGTGACCTGAGGCATTACCTGTGCGGCTACTGTGCCGCCTTCAACAACGTGGCGCTCACCTTCCCCATCCAGAAGGTTCTCTTTCGGCAGCAGCTGTATGGGATCAAAACCCGGGACGCAGTACTTCAATTGAAGAGAGATGGGTTTCGAAACTTGTATCGAGGAATCCTTCCTCCACTGATGCAGAAAACAACCACGCTGGCGCTTATGTTTGGTCTGTACGAGGATTTATCTTGCCTTCTCCGGAAGCACATCAATACCCCGGAGTTTGCGACGCGAAGCTTGGCAGCTGTGCTCGCAGGGGCAACAGAAGCAGTATTCACTCCATTGGAAAGGGTTCAAACGTTGCTTCAAGATCACAGGCATCATGACAAGTTCACAAACACTTACCAGGCCTTCAAGGCATTAAAATGCCACGGGATTAGAGAGTACTATAGAGGCTTGGTGCCCATTCTGTTCCGTAATGGATGTAGCAACGTCCTGTTTTTTGGCCTTCGAGGCCCCATCAAGGAGCATCTGCCTACTGCAACGACTCACAGTGCTCACTTGGTCAATGATTTCATCTGCGGGGGTCTGTTGGGTGCCATGCTGGGAATCTTGTTTTTCCCGATGAATGTTGTGAAAGCTCGCATGCAGTCTCAGATTGGTGGGGAGTTTCAGTCCATCCCCGAAGTGTTCCAAAAAATCTGGCTAGAACGGGACAGGAAACTGATCAACCTTTTCAGGGGTGCCCATCTGAATTATCACCGCTCCCTCATCTCTTGGGGAATAATCAATGCAACTTACGAGTTCTTGTTAAAGGTTATATGA